From one Lolium rigidum isolate FL_2022 chromosome 4, APGP_CSIRO_Lrig_0.1, whole genome shotgun sequence genomic stretch:
- the LOC124647616 gene encoding uncharacterized protein LOC124647616, with the protein MPKPHQASPPPTPLPLSLAILPPRTCPLAAALLALLSLLLATALWLALVLSPAQASLASSSSSALSYAAAAADEALSTADASSPLSLGHIVFGIAGSAHLWPRRREYVRLWWDPSSMRGHVWLDAAGAPGPSAPGEGSLPPIRVSEDTARFRYTNPTGHPSGLRIARIAAEAVRLVGGGGAARWVVLVDDDTVLSPDNLVAVLGKYDWREMVYVGAPSESHSANTYFSHGMAFGGGGVALSFPLAAALARTLDVCIERYPRLYGSDDRLHACITELGVPLSREYGFHQWDIRGNAHGILAAHPIAPFVSIHHVEFVDPIYPGLNSLESLELFTKAMKTEPMSFLQRSVCYDVKQKLTFAISLGYVVQVYPSVLLPPELERSERTYIAFNRMSQRTEFDFDTKEIQKSMCKKPVLFFLKDVWKDGNITRGSYIRSTNRDDLKRKVFCFRSSPLPDIDEIQVSASPLSKRWHLAPRRLCSAMKGSINGTLFMFVRQCGRGAFGSASDSLD; encoded by the exons ATGCCCAAGCCCCACcaagcctcgccgccgccgacgccgctccCGCTCTCGCTCGCCATCCTCCCGCCGCGGACCTGCCCGCTCGCCGCCGCGCTCCTGGCGCTGCTCTCGCTCCTCCTCGCCACCGCGCTCTGGCTCGCGCTCGTGCTCTCCCCGGCCCAGGCCTCCctggcatcctcctcctcctccgcgctgTCGTACGCCGCGGCGGCAGCGGATGAGGCGCTCTCCACCGCCGACGCGTCCTCCCCGCTCTCGCTGGGCCACATCGTGTTCGGGATCGCGGGCTCGGcgcacctctggccgcgccgccgcgagTACGTGCGCCTCTGGTGGGACCCATCCTCCATGCGCGGCCACGTCTGGCTCGACGCCGCCGGCGCGCCGGGGCCCAGCGCGCCCGGGGAGGGCTCGCTCCCGCCGATCCGGGTGTCCGAGGACACCGCCCGCTTCCGGTACACCAACCCGACGGGCCACCCCTCGGGGCTCCGGATCGCGCGCATCGCTGCCGAGGCCGTGCGGCTGGTGGGTGGCGGCGGGGCCGCGCGGTGGGTGGTGCTCGTGGACGACGACACCGTGCTGTCCCCGGACAACCTGGTGGCCGTGCTCGGGAAATACGACTGGAGGGAGATGGTCTACGTCGGGGCCCCGTCCGAGAGCCACTCCGCCAACACCTATTTCAGCCACGGCATGGCCttcggaggcggcggcgtcgcGCTCAGCTTCCCGCTCGCCGCGGCGCTAGCGCGGACGCTCGACGTCTGCATCGAGAGGTACCCCAGGCTCTATGGGAGCGACGACCGACTCCATGCTTGCATTACCGAGCTCGGCGTGCCCCTTTCCCGGGAGTATGGATTCCATCAG TGGGATATCAGAGGCAATGCCCATGGTATATTGGCTGCTCATCCAATCGCTCCTTTCGTCAGCATCCACCATGTGGAGTTTGTGGATCCTATATATCCGGGTTTAAACTCTCTTGAGAGCTTGGAGCTCTTTACAAAGGCTATGAAAACAGAACCCATGAGCTTCTTGCAGCGTTCAGTTTGCTATGATGTAAAACAGAAGCTTACATTTGCCATCTCTCTGGGTTATGTTGTTCAAGTGTACCccagtgttcttcttcctcctgaatTGGAGCGATCCGAGCGGACCTACATTGCTTTTAATAGGATGAGCCAGAGAACTGAATTCGATTTTGACACTAAGGAAATTCAGAAATCTATGTGCAAGAAGCCAGTCTTATTTTTCTTGAAGGATGTTTGGAAGGATGGGAACATAACGAGAGGCTCTTATATAAGATCAACCAATCGGGATGACCTCAAAAGGAAGGTGTTCTGTTTCAGGTCATCTCCCTTACCTGACATAGATGAGATTCAAGTTTCTGCGTCCCCTTTAAGCAAAAGATGGCATCTG GCACCAAGAAGATTATGTAGTGCTATGAAAGGATCTATTAATGGTACTCTGTTTATGTTTGTTCGGCAATGTGGACGTGGAGCGTTTGGATCAGCTTCTGATTCTCTTGATTGA